The nucleotide sequence tagttattgaacataaataagtgcacgaaatgtattgcaacggattgaaaatgttataaatatgacgtttgtgttgtgtttgagaaagtgatgcgattacttattggtaagttttcaccaaatttgaaatgcctaacttttcgatagacttaaaaacaccgtaattattatctttttctgaattaactgaccccatttgacctttgcacgttgttgtcaaataagtgagctctaaagttatagttaaaatacttctgatcaggcattacggacttagaattcatgtgttgaaagttagtacaaatttttgacttccatgtcgcgattcaaaatatcccgccgaatcaacggtaaagtcatatgtcaaaatcttgtcgagcagaggggttaaatccaagtaaaccaataaaaacaaagttttcttagTGTTCGCttgtttgatatcaacaaaCAGGCttcaaattttcttttttttctttaaattctgtgttcgaaattcaaaaaaagactattgaatcaaattgtgaatgtgccaggtacaaaactgcataaaaactttttgcttgacctaatataaaattttagttaggaccaaacgaaactgaaaatacaaggtgggccaatagatgtgtccagaagtgtatacATTTTTTTGAATGTTGATaaattttggtactatttcgtaaatagatctggtagttgtgaaatttttcattgctcaaaattgacaagagtcaaaaacacttagttttttttcacaaataagtATTGAATACCTTGATCTCGTGGGATtaacttgatgtattttatgctatcGTTGTACTTGGTGATACAACGATAGCATAAAATACACGTCGGGAAATTGGAGTACTCAGGTAAGTTTGCTGTCGTGGTACACGGggagagcagttgcatcgaaattcaGAGATTGATAGGTTCAGGTAGGAACCTGATTAGAATtgatgaaaataagaaaaaaaatatgtttttaatcaaaaacatacatacattttaccTCCTTGTAAATCTAAGTAGGCAATTTATTAATTCCATATTTTCTCACATTTCCAATCaatctctactaatattataaatgcgaaagtagctctgtctgtctatctgtctgttacgctttcacgtcactgaactgattttaataaaatttggtacagagatagagttgaccttgagaaagaacataggatagtttttatcccagacTTGTAAAGAATTCTCttgaaaacgcgatataaccgaactctacgcgggcgaagccgcgggcggaagctagtgtgaaaataaaaacaaaacaatttattaatttcatattttctcACATTTCCAATCAATGAACTATAAACAACAATATCTAGTCTATATTCAAAGTCCTAAAAGAGCCCGGCATGCCCAACACCTCGGCGTTGTAAGCGGCAGTCAGGCGATAGTTCTCGTTAGTTCTCGCTCTGAACATACTCCTGAAGTACGACACGTTCTCCTTCTCGCTTAGAACTCTTTTCCAGttttctgaaaacaaaaatcatttattcattattattggGACTGATACTTATCGGCATACATCAATTTCTAGTTGAATAAAAGTTTGATTTCAAAACTAATCTAATAAGCCTACAGTTGTCTAAACCGTGACAACGATTAGTAATAAACTAGCCAAAAGGTagttttttaaaagtaattttgtctGCCATTTTGATTGTATGTGCGAAGtcacaaattacataaaaatatttttcgtttatttttagggttccgtacccaaagggtaaaacgggaccctattgttttcgctcctctgtccgtccgtctgtcaccaggctgtatctcagaaccgtgatagttagagagttgaaattttcacagatgatgtatttctgttgccgctttaacaactgaaaactagaataaaataaatatttcggggggctcccatacaaaaaacgtgattttttgctcaattttgctcgatatccataaatatgtatatatagaatattagtttggatggtacggagccctacgtgcgcgagtccgactcgcacttggccggttttttattttttaattgtcgaTCTTTCATTTCTTCATGTTTAAATTTGTGTTTCATAAAAAGTTCGTTCGTTcgtattttttagggttccgtagccaaaatggcaaaaacggaacccttatagtttcgtcatgtccgtctgtccgtctgtccgtctgtccgtctgtcacagccgatttactcggaaactataagtactacagtgatgaaatttgatgggaatatgtgttgtatgaaccgctacaaaaatatgacactaaatagtaaaaaaaagaattgggggtggggccccccatacatgtaactgagggatgaaattttttttttcgatgtacatacccgtgtggggtatcaatggaaaggtcttttaaaatgatataaagttttctaaaaaacatttttcttaaagtgaacggtttttgagatatcagctctcaaagtcgtaaaaagtatgtccccccccctctatttttataactacggggtataaaattctaaaaaaaatagaggtgatgcatgctaattaactctttcaacgatttttggtttgatcaaagtatctcttatagtttttgagataggttgatttaactgtaatttattttttaagtgggTTAAAAATCGACCAACATACCATCGGCCAACATACCTCTTTCAGCGTCATCTGATCCCCACCATAGTCTTTGGGCAGGACCTCCTTAGGCACAAACTCATGTATAGCTTCAACAGTTTTGAGCACATAGATCCTGTCTGACACTTTGTGACTGACAACTTGTTTCAGTAGGGTCACAAACGCGTCAATTGCTTTTGATGTTGAAACTACGTAGATCGCTTTTATTCTTAAAGCGTAACCttcctgaaaaataaaacaattattttagtgcatttatttgtctttcaacatattatttatatttttaaatattagataacaaaaaaaaataaaaaaaacatttaaaaatataaaaaatagatggccaccgatatcgggcacagggtccaaggtaccggtggttagggtcccagagacagaaacctcctcacaatacacgccgtatcaaggagtactgccttctgaatcaatcccttgatccagccgcccaacgagagcctcctgaggtgttggtcgaggctctttgctattagaccattggccgtaataacaatcggcacaataacagccgtgtcgacatcccacatggcgacaacctcgtgcgctaagtcaagatattttattaaaaattattattgttaattagtatagataaaatgaaaattataatattcgTCAAAATCATTTTACCCatgggatttataaaaaaaaaaaaaattcacacaccttgttataaacctactaaacgcaatgaatcaagtatataattttctattaaaacttatttataataatatttataatatatcgGGACaccattttcacacacggtaggttagccccatggtaagttattaattaacttgtgttatgggtgctaacacaactgataaactacatatagctacatgtatacatattgataaatacatattgtaacacccagaccacgaccaacaagcatgctcatcacacaaatgtcgaccgaaccgggaatcgaacccgggacctcaggatcggcagtccggcatggtaacCATTGCGCCATCAAGGTCGtcacttgccaagtaacatcatgaaaaagtaactatttttaactgaggtatttgtatggaacttggtacttattcagatctcacttcttttataagcgaagcattcccatattatcgaacttggcaacctttcacatttttgttttgggtgggatttcatttatttttgtaaggttgtttattttatatttttcttatgattaagttagttaaggaaatgtctcatttatactatctttcagatttttgaatatgcactatgcttcttacagagaaatgaactagattaactaaatggaatagatttaccaactgactgacatgacatgttatcatatattatgttcgtggatcaaagttacacattcgttattttcgaaagtgactcacacttggccgttttcagatttttactttactttgactaaatacaaacctttgtaacgaatttcagatccgtacgaccattcgaagatataggtattatataaatatatataaatttgGTTCGTTTGAggtccttaggggtataaatttacaccgggtataaaacaccttcattattttgaaactgactcacacttggccattttcagattttttcctttaccttgacataaagacctacctccatgccaaaggagatggccaaattttcatagtaaaaaaacccagaatcgacagcaacgaaaggggtaccaatgggttcattatgatagacctttgatggtaccaaaaaatccagcctgaaatccatggggtataggagctatatcatattttcacaaaataggttatgttgaatttatgttgatttttaagatcatttacatcaaggcACATAAAAAACCaagtatactaacattatacaagccaataTTAATATCTCCATAGTTACAGACTTTGCCTGGAGattaaaagatcttgattttgacccctacccattgcactattgacatgaaccactccagaaaaGATTAAACACCGACCTTATCTTCTTGGAGAGGTTTCCCAGCTATGTGCAACCTTCATAAACTGgcaaaggtaaataataaaaataaaaaaaacttattaggtgcatcggcccagAAGccagtgtttttataaaaagtagtttAGCATATTCAGTCattgagttccctcgatcttctcttctctccatcatcaagtcaactTAAAACCTTCACTCTTGTATAGTGCTTATAGACATAcagctgagtgtcaagtttttaccctatgcacgcctacaactTCGTAAGTtgtcctcgatttctcagggtttccatcatcagatcctgacctgacgaCTATGGGAACATCTGGgaagtataccctatcaaacaaaaaaataattttgcaaatcccAAACGTCTAAAGAACAGCAAATAGTAAAGGCAAACTTTTTCATAACCTAAATTCTTGATCGAAAaaccgttataaaaagagaaccccatggttttcggatgatatgaaatacttttttaaatccacacattatactgaatccaatgatACATGtaaagtttctgtcgactctgggtttttttttggccatctcctttcaagtcaatacgaccattggaagtggtctaggtttttgatgagtgagtcagtcagtcagtcagtcagtgagtgtatagtaaaaaaaaaatagcggttttctgacgtcaatatctcaagacctacaaaagatattatattaatgaaattttgtattttagataagtgagggggtctcaacagatactagaaatttgatatgggtaaataaaatagattctgagttataggggggtagaatttggctcgaaatggttcgtgtaatataacccacggccggtgtgtcgcatttttttgctcgaacttggcggacacactgccgtgtgtctagatcagtTACTAAcagattttttccaaaaaataaaaactttagaTTAGTAAACAAATCTTTCAGTATTCTCATATAGTTATGTATTTGACATATATAGTTTATTACTCTGTATCTAAAATGAATAgcttatttttctattttctgaatatattttttaaatctagaatgtaaattaaaatatgtcggaggcgtcatcagtatggcactatcgtccgacatcagttagggtaatcaagcaaagagataacttaaagaaactcaaaactcaaacaaactcaaaaactcaaacgtttattcaaattagtcagaacaaaagacagcccccaaaacgcccgcccttcgccacttcctatgtgttttggctggggagaagaagtggcggaacaaactccccagcaacacatgtctgtctgttaggttagaagaaccattgcaaaacaaaaatcaaaagactttacaataagtttaggtactacaacgctaggcaataacactaggtacactacacgtaacgaaaggcagtaacgcgacaactccacgaagactcgacgaagcctcgaccaagactcaaCCGAGagtgagctccgcggacgccacgctgaacaccacgactctgccaagcgcgccaaaatgttgtttcacccgAAACGCcgccagagggcgcgcttgcgtctcgttcagtgaccgtactattgactatctccgacaAATATATAGAGTAGCTTACTATCAACACAGCCAAAGCACTACGGAGGTCCATAACGTTGATTTTAGTAACAAGGTTTAATATGTTCACATCTCGACAATCCACAACGCCGATAGACCCGAACGCATAGTCGTGTTTTTTGAATTGTTTTTACTGAATTGTCAAATTGGATGTGCATTGAATCAACCATGCAACTCAGATCAATTACTTGCTGCAATTAGCAAACAATAGTTGTTAACATTTTTTTCACGGTTTTACCCATGCCCCGCGAGAAAACTTCCCGAACCCGGCTAAATTATTGCCGATGTAACTCAGAGATAGGTTAActtaccaacagtgaaataatttttcaaatctgctcAGAAGCTTCAGAGGAAATATTTACTaacaaaaaacactaaaaagcaaaaaaaaactaatttttggtgcatcggcctagaagtcggtgtctaatggatggtactaagttaattttgccaccgccttctaggccgatgcaccaaaaattagttttttttttgctttttagtgtttttgtaaGTCGgttcaatttttttgtaaaaaagttttttatttacagcttttcagtgatccgcatagttgtcactatccatataagtggaaagttctcatcaatacaaagaatataagcccaaacacgaggtattttacataattagttGTCGAGTTttctcgaccttctctggtctccatcatcaggtcagctccaaaccttcactgctgcaaaggtctcgtcaataaaaataatataagcccaaacacgaggtagtttacatattcagttgtcgagttccctcgaccctctttggtctccatcatcaggtcagctccaaactttcactgttCAATAGTGCTTTCAAGCATACACctaagtgtcaagtttttaccctatgtatgcctacaactttcgaaggttgccctcaaTTTCTTAGGATTTCCatgatcagatcctgacctgatgactatgggaccaactggcaactggccgcgtcgaacaaaaaaagaatcacgtaaatcggtctataaacctcggagtaatcgatgtacatacatagaaaaaaaaaaaacataccggccgaattgagaacctcctcctttttgggaagtcggttaaaaaatatttaccaagtTCGGTGCgagatttgttaaaaaaatatatttaggagATGTTAAAGAGGAATGTTTTTATTGTGTGTTTGTACCCTCAAGGGCTCCGAAAGTACTGAACgaatttaaaaagttctttcactgttgaagaagctagactatccccaaGTATAGGCGAGTAACAAGAAAAGCGAAAACCACGCGAAACAgctataaaaatgaaacgaaaACTTACCAAATTCTTTTCTAGTAAAATGATTTTGCTTCGCAATCCAGTTTTCAAAAGTCTGCAACTTCCACAACTGTATCTGATCTGAACTTCAAAAGGGGCGTGTCCTCTAActtcattttttaaaattaaatctagaatattttaaaatttgactttctttacaaaacttctaacaatattttataggtatttaactatttttttctaatcaaaaatctattttttttttttttagcttttagtCAGTGATGCGCAGGAGTTTATAGAGCCTATTCGAGAGACACAACTGATCTTGTCAAgagatattatgttattaaCCTAATGCCGGAAAATACAATGGATCAGCTATATAATACATATGAATTCAAAGCACAAAAAAACTAGCTACTTTATATGTGTATCAACTCACATAATAAAGTTTAAGAGTTTGTATGTTTGGTTGGTTGAACGCGCTTATTCAGTCACTGCAGGAACACTGTCAGGAACTGCTGGATCGATttgcaattaaatattaataaaaatagaaagacTACTTAGTTTCTGGTGGATGAGTTTAAAACCTGTAGTAAGTATGATACTTTTCTATACAATAATGATTTTACAAGAGTACCTGAGCACGCATTATTTTTGAGCCATTTCTTACTTCCTCGAACTGTGAAGAAACCTTTGTCTGTACCgtaacaaactcaaaaactctGACGTAAATACTAGaacattagggtgcgtccacatctggcgaatgtgcagctcgcgagccgtttgcgacctgcccgcgagctgcgcgcgtgcatttttgttcgtgcgccgcttctgcgccgcccgcgcgcagttcgcgcgcgacctaagcgccgtacgcgatcagcgcgcaggcggcgcgcgatgTCTGACATCTTCAGAGCTACTacatagtactgagccagtatacggaactgtaagggcgagaactgagtgcgcgcagatcgcgcgccgctcgcgcgctctatacgagccttgcatgagttgcgctaaagaggcacaccaaactattgcagtgactgcacgcgcgcagctcgcagaaGGCTCGCAATctctacgttggggtcggcttccagtctaaccggatgcggctgagtaccagcgttttgcaaggagctactgcctatctaacctcctcatcccagttacccggtcaacctaataccccttggctagactggttgtcagacttcctggcttctgaccacccataacga is from Helicoverpa zea isolate HzStark_Cry1AcR chromosome 19, ilHelZeax1.1, whole genome shotgun sequence and encodes:
- the LOC124639887 gene encoding alpha-tocopherol transfer protein-like gives rise to the protein KHDYAFGSIGVVDCRDVNILNLVTKINVMDLRSALAVLIEGYALRIKAIYVVSTSKAIDAFVTLLKQVVSHKVSDRIYVLKTVEAIHEFVPKEVLPKDYGGDQMTLKEVSENWKRVLSEKENVSYFRSMFRARTNENYRLTAAYNAEVLGMPGSFRTLNID